Proteins encoded within one genomic window of Triticum aestivum cultivar Chinese Spring chromosome 2D, IWGSC CS RefSeq v2.1, whole genome shotgun sequence:
- the LOC123049925 gene encoding putative lipid-transfer protein DIR1 codes for MAKAHALAAALLLVMSVSLAALEGVHGVCGMSNDEFKLCQPAAAVNNPTDSPSAECCVALGKANLSCICRYKGIAGIWLRKYHINANRAMALPGKSGLTMPNNCL; via the coding sequence ATGGCTAAGGCACATGCATTAGCTGCAGCACTGTTGCTTGTCATGTCGGTGTCCCTCGCCGCACTAGAAGGTGTTCATGGCGTTTGCGGCATGTCGAATGATGAATTCAAGCTTTGCCAGCCCGCGGCGGCAGTGAATAACCCGACAGACAGTCCGTCGGCTGAGTGTTGTGTTGCGCTTGGGAAGGCCAACCTATCATGCATCTGCCGGTACAAAGGCATCGCCGGCATATGGCTGAGAAAGTACCACATCAACGCAAATCGTGCCATGGCGCTGCCCGGCAAGAGCGGTCTCACCATGCCCAACAACTGCTTGTGA